One Carassius auratus strain Wakin chromosome 4, ASM336829v1, whole genome shotgun sequence DNA segment encodes these proteins:
- the LOC113066128 gene encoding uncharacterized protein LOC113066128 produces the protein MGGALKGAQVIDNLPTIGIDETVHDLPAPEVPLDEPLSHERTILPGPQKVLSEDDIVGFRSAVLYENCLRQLVTFLTLRVKRCTGVLRTGLVCDSVAPFSTNIATRGTAMSVEWICPNGHCLWRCNSQPVLKFDMQAGDFLLSTNILFSGNNYTKVALLFKFMNMRMVNPSTHYTIQETYCVDPIKDFWEEKRSEAISRLKGKDVVLLGDGRNDSPGHSAQYCSYTTMELDSKEIIHVATVDKRQTNWNSNIMEKEGFIQTVDKLTQEIKVVEFCTDAHVQIGALLNPDKGRYKDLRIHHSLDMWHGAKNLCKKIAIAGKVKGQSLLHWLRDIVNHFWWCCKTAETFQQFLALWIGVLHHVCNNHTWETGSCQHDHLEDIQDKEWIERDSKSHKALVEIVLNKRWQKDVHKYLRFRSTAHLESFQNHILMYASKRQAFTPRVYDTRVVLAALDYNFHRERPTYRTAEGHQVYSKKYNKNARRYSLYAIKCQKSYDYITELQARILQGRVTSGIGMPRKRSLRADDPRRLGVVPPIPPPPTSELVHTQVSRSLGSAFHAVSNLETD, from the exons ATGGGTGGTGCACTGAAGGGAGCACAGGTAATTGATAATCTGCCAACTATTGGGATTGATGAGACCGTGCATGATCTGCCTGCCCCTGAAGTTCCTCTTGATGAGCCCTTGAGTCATGAGCGGACAATTTTGCCAGGCCCTCAGAAGGTCCTCAGTGAGGATGACATTGTTGGCTTCAGATCAGCAGTGCTCTATGAGAACTGCTTGAGGCAGCTTGTCACATTTTTAACTTTGCGGGTGAAAAGATGCACTGGTGTCTTGAGGACTGGTTTGGTGTGTGACAGTGTTGCCCCCTTTTCAACAAACATCGCCACCAGGGGCACTGCAATGAGTGTTGAATGG ATCTGCCCCAATGGACACTGCCTATGGCGGTGTAACTCACAGCCTGTGTTGAAGTTTGACATGCAGGCCGGGGACTTTCTTCTTTCCACAAACATTTTATTCTCTGGAAACAACTACACTAAAGTTGCTCTCCTATTTAAATTCATGAACATGCGAATGGTAAACCCTAGCACACACTACACCATCCAGGAAACCTACTGTGTTGACCCTATTAAAGATTTCTGGGAAGAGAAGAGGTCTGAGGCCATCAGCCGACTAAAAGGGAAAGATGTTGTGCTCCtag gggaCGGCAGAAATGACTCACCAGGGCATTCTGCCCAATACTGTAGCTACACAACCATGGAGCTTGATTCTAAGGAAATCATCCATGTGGCCACTGTAGACAAGCGGCAGACCAACTGGAACTCCAATATCATGGAGAAAGAGGGTTTTATCCAGACAGTGGACAAGCTTACCCAAGAGATAAAGGTAGTTGAGTTCTGCACGGACGCTCATGTCCAGATTGGAGCCCTTTTGA ACCCAGACAAAGGCAGATATAAGGATCTGAGAATTCACCACAGCCTGGACATGTGGCATGGTGCCAAAAATCTGTGCAAAAAAATAGCAATC GCAGGAAAGGTGAAAGGACAGTCTCTTCTTCACTGGCTGAGGGATATAGTAAACCATTTCTGGTGGTGCTGCAAGACAGCAGAAACATTTCAGCAGTTTCTT GCACTTTGGATTGGAGTTCTGCATCATGTTTGCAACAATCACACATGGGAAACAGGAAGCTGCCAACACGACCACCTTGAAGACATTCAGGATAAAGAGTGGATTGAGAGAGATTCCAAGAGCCATAAAGCACTAGTGGAGATTGTCCTCAACAAGCGCTGGCAGAAGGATGTCCACAAGTATCTGCGCTTCAG atcgACAGCACATCTGGAGTCATTTCAGAATCACATTCTGATGTATGCCAGCAAGCGCCAGGCCTTCACTCCCCGAGTGTATGACACGAGAGTTGTGCTCGCAGCACTGGACTACAATTTTCACCGCGAACGGCCAACATACAGAACGGCTGAGGGCCATCAAGT TTACAGTAAGAAGTACAATAAAAATGCAAGGAGATATAGCCTTTACGCCATAAAGTGTCAAAAATCATATGATTACATCACCGAGTTACAAGCACGCATCTTGCAAGGGAGGGTCACAAGCGGAATTGGGATGCCGCGAAAGAGGTCCCTAAGAGCAGACGACCCAAGGCGGCTTGGTGTTGTGCCACCGATACCACCACCACCGACATCCGAGTTGGTACATACACAGGTCAGCAGAAGTCTGG GATCAGCCTTCCATGCTGTTTCCAACTTGGAGACAGATTGA